The Euwallacea similis isolate ESF13 chromosome 12, ESF131.1, whole genome shotgun sequence region agaaaTCCCGTGTTAGCTAGTTGTCACTCTCTAATCCTGCAAATTGGCGTACTATACTGTCTTAAACGACTTATAAGCGCGTTTCAGCTTATATAGGTAAAAACCCAGAAATGTTGTGAAGACATAAGGTGCACatagtgcaaaaaattaaaaataagacgCCAACCACGTTGTTTTCTTGCTGTTTAATCTGCACAGATGAAGATAACTGAATACCTTCAGTTTCATGATAAGGGCGCTGGCGGAGTTTGTCAAGTAAGTTTTTTCGTTTCTATTCCCAATAAAAGTTTGTTATATGGTTATGCAAGAAGTTTAATACTCATAGTTTCAAGCATatactgaaatatttcattagcTATAGCAACATCTTGGCGTGGGGCTTTGCCGTGTTCTATAAACACAGAGATTGCATAGCGCGGGTTATGGTAAGGGCCATAGGCGATAAATAACTTATGACTTTCGCCCTTAGAGTTTATTTCTGGTGTACCGGTTTTGCCGGCAATTTGTATACCGCTTAGCCCTTTCTTATAGGTTCCAGTTTTAGAATTCACCACATCAAACATAGCTTTTCGAACTATGCTAAGATGCTCACAATCCACATCAATATCGGGAAAATCTTGTATTGTTTCATTCATCTTAATGCGGGGAATTACCTCTTTTCCTGTTGCAATCCTCGCTGCAAGAACTGCAAGCTGTAGTGGTGTTGTAAGCATATACCCTTGTCCTATAACTAAGTTGATAGTGTCACCTAAATACCACTGCGAATATAGCTTTCGTGTACGCCAATCTCTATCTGGCAACAACCCTGGAGCTTCTTCTTTAAACGTTCCAATCAGTGGCCCACTTCCAATACCAAATTTTCTGGCCATTTCTACCAGAGAGTCTACACTTATTTTTTTCCCTATATTATAAAAGTAAGTGTTGCATGATAATGCCATTGCCTCATTTAAAGATACATACCCATGGACTTTACTTTTCAAGCAGCGAAATTTCCGCTCACCTATTTTCATATAGCCCTTACACGAGAATTTTTCTTCTGGTGTGATTATTCCGTCCTTTAAGCCTGCAAGCGCAACtatgattttaaatattgaaccAGGTGGAATTTGATACGACAATGCACGATTCACAAGCGGCAATGAAGGAGCATTCAAGCTCTCCCAAGTCTCGTTTGATAGCCTGCTAGCAAAAAGATTATTATCGTAAGAAGGTGAATTATATAATGCTAAAATTTCTCCATTATTTACATCAATTACCACTGCGGAGCCTTGGTGATCTTTAAATACCTCTGCGGTTTTCTCTTGCAGATTAATATCAATTGTCAGTTGTACATCTTGTCCGTCTTGTTGTGGTATGCTTGATAATTCTTTTATGACGcgttttttagaatttatttccTGCTCAGATTTTCCTGACTTGCCTTTCAATATATGATCATATGTATATTCAATACCGCTGATTCCTACTTCGCTTATGCCTTGCTGTCTTTTTGTATATCCGATTACATGAGAACACATTGAACCAAACGGGTAATAACGTTTATAAAGAGCAGTTATTTTTTCTGACGATTTTGCTATTTTAGACTCGACTTCTGATAATGTCTGCAAATCAACTTCCTTACCAGAACCATCAAACAAAACAACAtacgaaattttgtttacCGCAAGTTCAATGCTATTCCTATCTAAAATTTTGCCCCGCTTAGGCATAATAGTAGCAACTCTTATTCTATTACTATTAGATAGTGCTTCGTACTTTTGTCTGTTTCGTATTTGTAAATTATATAACCTGCAACTAAAAACCGCAGAAATGGTAAGCTGAATACCACCTAATATGAATGCTCTGCGGTTAAAGACTTTGTTTTTTGTCCACATAACATTCCTTCAAAACGCACTTTTTTCCCCTCTTTTATTGTTACACTTCTGGCTTTTACCGTATTACAAACCCTTTTTTCCCACTCACTTAAGGTCACAAACTTATAACctgatttttttagtattttaataatatgagGTAAAGCTTCAATTGTGTTTGACCTGTTATTGTGATCATGAAACAGTATAACTGCTCCATTATGTACATTACTTAAAACTCTTTCAACTAAAGTTTCTGGCTTATCACCTTGCCAATCTAGCGAATCAACTGTCCATAATATtgaatacatatttaattgatCAGTATTTTCAATCAGATTATCGTCATAACATCCATATGGCGGACGAAACCATTTTACATCttgttttattgcatttttaattgctGTATTTGTCTTTTCTAGTTCTTGCAATTGTTCCTCACTTGAAAGTGATGTCAACTTCCTATGCGACCAAGAGTGATTGCCTAACTCATGACCTGATTCATGAATTTTCTTTACTATTTCAGAcgttttttcatttatacgTTCACCAAGCacaaaaaatgttgcttttgCTTCATAGCTTTCCAGAACATTAATAATATCGTTTATTCTATTGTTGGAAGGCCCATCATCAAACGTAAGCGCAACAAACTTATCGTcgttattcaataatttttttatattacttaAATTTCTATATGATAGATCCAGATTACAACTGAGCCCACAGTatggtaaattaaaattacaatcaCTACAAAAAGCCGTACTTGAATATAGTAAGAAAAAAGTGATTATCCTTATAAACATTTGTAATCAGCAAAGTGATAGAATACTACACTTTTTTGCTAAGTTAAGCCATCTTTAATTGCTGTAGCCTTTACTTCATCGCTTCTTTAATATATtgtattaacaattttatataacataTTATGATTGCAAATATAAATACCGTTGCGCTTCAGGGAATTAGCACAGTAAATGTCAATGCACAAATTCATATGGCAAATGGTATTCCAGCTTTTAAAGCAACAAGGACAACATTGCAAATTTAGAGTTCAAAAGGGTTATTCCTCGAGAACTACTGCGTCAGAAAGCTGGCGCTGAATTTGTATATAATGTTGATCTTGGAGGTTTTTATGAATAATAGTGAGAGAAAAGAGAAGTTAGAAACTCGCATTTTATCAAGTAGAGGCAGGTCTTTGCTTGACCATGAGCTACTAGAACGTACTCTATCTGAATATGCAGAAGGAAGAGAAGTGGCAAAAAGGCTAATTGAGCTCTTTAGTAGTTTAGGAAGGGTAATTAATGCTGATTTTCATGAGCTAAAAAACGTTACAGGAATGAATGATGGAGCAATAGCAAATATCTTTTGTCTGAAAGAGATTTTTGATAGGATACTGAaaggtaagttaaaaaaattgtcaattcTTGATAATAGAGAAGAGCTACTAAAATACTTTAAAGCAGCAATAGGGCAGTCACGAAAGGAAAGCTTACGAGTGGTATACTTAGATCGAAGTGGTCATTTAATATATGAGTATATTCAAGACTGTGGAACTATAGACAGAGTACCTCTGTATGTcagggaaataataaaacaggGATTACTGATTGACGCATCATCTGTTGCAATTTCACATAATCATCCAAGTGGAGATATAGAGCCATCAAAGGAGGATGAGGATAACACACTTACATTAGCTGCAACCTGTGAAAATGTAGGAATGAAATTAATAGATCATATAATCGTAACACAGAAGAGCCACTTTAGTTTTTATGATAGTGGTTTATTATAGTATGCTATAAATCAAAGAAGGAAAGTTCTCTAGctttccttctttttttccacttcataaattaaaaaattcaatataagcTTGAACAGctaaaattagtaataaaaagtggaattaggcaaaaaaataaaggaactTAGGTTATACTGTGGTTTGACACAAACTGAATTAGGAAAAAGAATAGGTGTTTCATATAGACAGATACAAAGGTACGAAAATGGttcaaattgtattttagCCAGTAGACTGTATGACTTAGCAAAAGCCCTATCGATTAATGTTGctgatttttttactgatATGCACGCTGACTCACATGAAAGTTACGATGaagaaatactaaaattaGTCAAAGGATATAACGAAATTAAGAGCAAAAGGTTACGTAGTGTAGTTTATATATTGGTAAAATCTTTTTCTCAAAGTGATAATACATAGATCTGATACGTAAAATGACCATACAACATCCTATCGATAGGCAAATAGGTGAAAGAATAAGGAAAAGAAGGCTAATGTGTGGTTTTAGCCAAAGGGACTTAGgaaaaaagcttaaaatttcatttcagcATATACAAGGATATGAAACTGGAGAGGTAAGGCTTGTAGTTGATAGATTGTATAATTTGGCAGAAGCTTTGTCTGTTGacatgtcatatttttttaccaaagcCTCTGAAGACTTGCATGATAAGGCCTTTCACAGCGATGTAGGCAGCGAAGAAATATCAAGATTAGTAAGagaatatagaaaaattaaagatgaaACATTGCGTGATATTGTACATTCAGTGATAAAGGCTCTTGCTAACAAATagtacaaattttaaagttcaggtattttttataatataaaacacTTCTACAAGCAATActaattaaagtaaattatttatggtaaattggattaagttttaaaaaccaCTTTACTTTGTAATAGTTAACCATTTATTTCTGATATACAAGTAGCTATGTGAAACATAGCCACTTGTCTCCGATCAAGAACGCCCTACGGATGTCGTTTTGTtgtcttttaatttattcaccCAAGAAAAAGTCTCACTACTTTTAGAATTTTGGTCTCCCCACCTTCCACATCTAGTAAAGCTGCCTTTTTCCACTACTTCTTTAACAGACATTCCACCAAATAAACAACCCTTTCCTACGATTTCTCCTATTTCTTGCAACTCATTCCACATTTCTTCATCTTCTACCTCAATTTGTACTTGATGATAGTCTTCTGTGTCATGATATACCATTAAATTTAGTTCTCCTAGGCTAGTGCAAAGTGTTACTGTAAAAGCGCTGTTATCGGATATATCTACGTAATTTCTTTTACCGTCTTTGCCAGTTTTGACTTCAACTTCACCATCAcctatttttataatattgcCACCAAGGTTTAAGTCTCCTTTACTTAAGCCCAAATTTTTTGCACCTTCTACAACTTTGGCAACATCAACTATGCAGCTATGTGAAAATTCCATATAGAAGGTCTTATTATCGATTTctacattttcaacagttccTTCTATAGTAGCGTTCTCTCCAACTTCCCTGAGTTTTTTGAGCCTACTATATATTTGTGGctcaatttctttttgcaccttttgatgaatttcagttattttctTATCAACTTGTACATTAAAATCTGCTCCATTTAAGGCTAACTTCCTGATTATATCCTCTTGTTTATTCCCTTTGAATTCATCACGATACATCTTAAACATTGTAACGTTAGCGAAGCCAAAGCCATCTTCATTGGCAGCATTTATTCTTATTCCTAAGTCCAAAGCTTCATCGATAACTTTACTTAActcgtttatatttttagctGCAATAGCTTTTTCCAGGAATTCATTtagtttcatattttcataCTCACTTAGTCTTGTCCTGCATAAAGCTGATCGAAATGGATTGAGCTCCTCAGGATATGTTAAGACAGGTAATTTACTAATCTTTTTATTCGCTGTTGGAGCAGCTTTTATAAAATTAGGTAATAACCCTTCTTTTGCTATTCGCTCTACCgcttttaacattttactagacaattttttaccatttatttttttcattgtaacCCTCACTTAATTTCATTACTATTCGATCATATCgtgataaatattatttaattgttaatattatatGACTTATTGATTTACTGTATGTTATAATAACAAGTTTTACGGGCATTTACACTAGAAAAACACAtcttgtaaaaattatttcaatttcaatcaaaGTTGGGTATTGTGATTGTAAAACTGAAAGAAATGGATCTCTTGTCTTACTCCACTGAAAAGTTGAAGAAGCATTGTCAGCTACTtgataatgaagaaaaaataattctatatGAGCAGCTGCTAGACAAGACTAAAGACATACTTGAAAATTCAAGAGATAATATTTCTGAACTGAAAAAGATCAGTAAAGCTGCTGTAGCAATAGAGGAAACCACCTATAAGCAGTTACTAGAAAAGTTTAATAATGACCACCCGCTAAGAGAAGTGGACATTTTAATCTACTCTCCTCAAGGAAATACTGAATATCTATTCAGCATAGATAACTCGTCAGAGCTTTATGATTTAAAAGAAGATAAGGATAAAGCTCTTTATAATGCAGTAAAATCAAATGATGTTGAGCTTGTAAAAAAGCTGCTAATGATCCTTTTACCTACAGAAGTAGGTAATTTTGATGTAGAATACTTGgaagaattgaaaatattgctgTCAGGAATTCACAAAGAATTACAATTATCACAAGATATGAAAAACTATCTTGAGAAGACGATAAAGTTCTATAATTTTCTATGTAGTAATTTTAGCTTATTAGTTGCAAATCCTACTGATGTAAAAGCTATGATCAATCTATTTGCTACTCAACCAAATATTGATTACCAAATAGATAAGCTTCTGCTTTCTTTTATTGTGAGAGATGTTGAGGAAAAAAAGCTAAATTCTAAAATCAAACACATGATAGAGCTTCTTGAGCAGCATGAAAGATTTGCTGAGCTCGAATATAAGGTTAGAAGATTAAGATCAGAGTTTGCATCTGGCAAAAGCAGATATTCGGCTGAAGTAATACGAAATAGCATTGCAGAACGAGAAAAAGAGATGAGGGAAATTGAGAAAAGGTATATAACGCTACATGATTTAATTAGCGAAAGGCAGAAAttattaaagcaatttctcTGTTGACTTTTTTTCCACTTCATAAAATTTGTTGCAGGTTTGAGTAAGGAATGAAAGGTACaattaggtaaaaaaataaaacaacttaGGTTAGATCGTGGTTTGACACAGACCGAATTAGGAAAGAGAATAGGTGTTTCGTATAGACAGATACAAAAGTACGAAAATggttcaaattgcattttagcTAGTAGACTATACGACTTAGCAAAAGCCCTATCGATCAATGTTGCTGATTTCTTTACTGGTATGCATACTGACTCACATGAAGCTTATGATGAAGAAATACTAAAACTAGTCAAAGgatataatgaaattaaaagcaaaaggTTGCGTAGTGCGGTTTATATATTAGTAAAATCCTTTTCTCAAAGTTGCAATGAGAGTTAGTATTGCTTTGATATATAAATCAAGATATTAACAAATGATTGTGCAAGCTGAACAACATCCTATTGATAAACAAATAGGGGAAAGAATAAGGAAAAGAAGGCTAATGTGTGGTTTTAGCCAAAGGGACTTAGGAAAAAAGCTTGGAATTTCATTTCAGCATATACAAGGATATGAAACTGGAGAGGTAAGGCTTATAGTTGATAGGCTGTATAATTTGGCAGAAGCTTTGTCCGTTGATATGtcgtatttttttaccaaagcCTCTGAAGATTTGCATGATAAGGCCTTTCACAGCGATGTAGGCAGCGAAGAAATATCAAGATTAGTAAGggaatatagaaaaattaaggatGAAACGTTGCATGATATTGTCCATTCAGTAATAAAAGCGCTtgctaataaataatataggcCCCAAAGAAAATATCGTATCAAATTTCGTTCTATCAAGCCAAGACCTCCACATCTTAACGGCAAAGTAAAGCAATTGCTATGCAAACAGCAGTGTAGCATTTTTCGTCAATattaggttctgtttctaGTGTTTGCGTAGTAGAAATTGCGTCTAGCAGCCTTCTCATCCTATCATTTTTAGCTGAGCCTTTTAGAGCACAACCAACTAATAAGGGATAGAACCTCTTGAGCagatcaaaatattcctaaatCGATCTGCTTCATTAACTTCGGCTTCTTTTTCTATTAGGGCTTCTACTAGACTAGTATCAAGACCCAAGTCCAAATGTAGGCTGTGTATAATATCATTTTATGGACcttgaaagaaatatttgcattGTAAAATGATCAGGTTATATATAGAGATTGGAATATTGGTACATATAGCTTCTTACTAGTGAGTGgtgattaatttgaaaattaggaGGGTAAAGTGGTAGGTCAACAATCTTTTAATGACACTATAATACAAGCTATACAAAATAATGATGTAGGAGagttaaaaaagttcattGTTGATGTTGGGGCCAATGATAAAGATGGCTGGAAGTTATTACACTATGCTGCCAAATTTGGCAGTTATAAAGTTGTAGAGCATTTGGTAGATAAGGAAAATGCAGACATTGACGTTAAAACTAATGAAGGGAATAAACCTTTGCATATTGCAGCTGATAATGGACATAAAAAAACTGTGGAGTTCTTTATTGATAAAGGAATGGATGTTAATGATCAAGGTAAAGATCAATGGACCCTTTTGCATTATGTTGCTAATAAAGGTCACTTAGAGCTTGTGAAGTTTTTACtaagaaaaaatgcaaccaTTGATGCTCAAGATGAAAATGGTAGGACACCTCTTCATCTTGCTGCTGAAAAAGGTCATTTGCTAATTGTAAGgttcctaataaaaaaagaagcaaATATTGATGTTCAAGACTCCAGTGATAAAACACCTTTACAAGTAGCTATCGAACAAGGTGATAGTCATGAGAAGGTTGTGAAATTATTGAGAAGCAGAGGATTATTTAATGCTGTAAAAAGTAATACTCTTGACGATAATCTTGATGAAATTAAAGAGTTtttcaataatgaaattgatgtTAATTATTCAGACCAGAATGATTGGACACCACTTCATCATGCTGCTGGTAAAGGTTGTCTGAAAGTTGTGGAATTTTTAGTAAGAAAAGGAGCAGACATCAATGCTAAAACTGATGATAGAGACAAGCCTATACATATTGCTGCAAAAAATGGACATAAAAACATTATCGGATTTTTCATTGATGATCAGAAATTAAGTATTAATGAGCAAGGAAAAGATAAATGGACACTGCTACATTATGCTGCTGCAAACAACCATCTTAACGTTCTACAGTACCTAATTGAGGATAAAAAAGCAGATATTGATATACAAGACAAAGATAATTGGACGCCTTTGCATCATGCTGCTAATAAAGGTCATCTACCAATCGTAAAATTCCTTATAAAGAAAGGAGTAAACATTAATGCTGAAAATTCTCAAGGTAAGGTACCAGTAGATCTGGCAAGCGAGTCTGAAGTAATTCAATTCTTACTGAATGAAGCACTATTTAATGCTGTAAAACAAAATAGAGTATTGGAGGTGACGAATTACCTTAATAAGAAAGTTAACGGCACAAAAGTTGAGGTTGACTATAGAGATCAAAGTAACGGAACTTCGCTTCACCACGCTGCACAGCATGGCTATTTAAATATAGTTGAACCTTTAATTGAGCATGGAGCTAACGTAAATGCAACTGATGTAAATAAGTGGACTCCACTGCATTATGCATCTGAAGGCAGACATctaaaaatcgtaaaatttttaacgaaaaaacgGGCAGACATTAACATTAGAAATTCCGATGAGGACAGACCATTACACGTTGCAGCCAAAAGTGGGCATCAACCAATAGtaagatttttcattaatgaaCGGGGAATGGATATTAATGATTCAGGTAGAGATGGTTGGACACCACTTCACTATGCTAGTGCAAATAATCATTCACAAATTGTAAGTTTTCTTTTAGGAAAGGTAGGCATAGATATTACTATCGAAAATGCTCAAGGTAAAACACCTTTGGAACTTGCAAGTGGTAATCAAGAAATTATAAGATTATTGCAAAGTAAGTCATTGCTTGATGCTATAAAACAAGAAAGATATGTTCAGGTTCAAAAGTCTCTTGAGAGTGGGGCTGATCCTAACTCTCCAGGTGAAGGTAATTGGACACCACTCCATTATGCAGCTAAAAAAGGTAACTTATCAATTGTTATTCTTCTTATGGAAAAAGGAGCAAatattgaaactaaaaattcagAGGGAAATAAGCCCATACATATTGCTTCACAATATGGTCATACAAATACTGTAAAGCTTCTACTCAATAGCAAAGTTAATGACAGGGGTAAAGATAACAGAACACCTCTACACTATGCTGCTGAgaacaatcattttgaaattgtcCGATATTTGGTAGAAGAAAAAAGCGCAAACATTAATCTTAAAGATGCCGATGAGAATAAACCTCTGCACTTTGCAGCAAAGAATGGACATACGGATATAGTAAagttttttcttgataaaaagCTCAGTGTTAACGATTTAGGTAAAGATAGCTGGACACCACTCCATTATGCCGCTGAGCAGGGCAGGTCGGAAGTTGCAGAGCTTTTGATAACAAGAGGTGCAGATATCAATGCAGAAAACTCTGGTGGCAAAACACCTCTACAACTTGCCAAGAATGAAAGAGTCAAGgagttattgttaaataaagcGCTTTTTGATGCTGTGAAAGAAGGAAGTTTAGTTAGAGTACAAGACTCTTTCAGAGATGGGGCTAATGTAAACTCTACTAATAGGTGGGGATGGGGGCTTTTACATGTTGCTTCTGTAAGAGATGATTTaccattaataaagtttttggtGGAAACTCAAGGAGCGGATATCAATGCTAAAACTAAAGATGGAGATAAACCTTTACATATTGCCGCTGAAAAAGGTTCTTTAGagactataaaatattttcttaatagaaaaaatagtgTAAGTGAAGCAAACGTTGGAAAGTTAAATGTTAATGACAGAGGCAAAAATAATTGGACGCCTCTACACTATGCTGCCAAATATGGCCACTCAGAAGTAGTGGAGTTTCTTATAGGGAATGGAGCAGATGTTAATTCGATAAGTTTTGATGGAAAAACACCA contains the following coding sequences:
- the LOC136412461 gene encoding peptidoglycan D,D-transpeptidase MrdA-like, whose translation is MCSHVIGYTKRQQGISEVGISGIEYTYDHILKGKSGKSEQEINSKKRVIKELSSIPQQDGQDVQLTIDINLQEKTAEVFKDHQGSAVVIDVNNGEILALYNSPSYDNNLFASRLSNETWESLNAPSLPLVNRALSYQIPPGSIFKIIVALAGLKDGIITPEEKFSCKGYMKIGERKFRCLKSKVHGYVSLNEAMALSCNTYFYNIGKKISVDSLVEMARKFGIGSGPLIGTFKEEAPGLLPDRDWRTRKLYSQWYLGDTINLVIGQGYMLTTPLQLAVLAARIATGKEVIPRIKMNETIQDFPDIDVDCEHLSIVRKAMFDVVNSKTGTYKKGLSGIQIAGKTGTPEINSKGESHKLFIAYGPYHNPRYAISVFIEHGKAPRQDVAIANEIFQYMLETMSIKLLA